The Streptomyces sp. 135 sequence CACGGACGCAGCGGCAGCGTGGCCTCCAGGACGCCCATGCCGGGCACGATCACCACGTCGTGCCCGCGCACCCAGGCGGCGGTGCGGAAGGCGTCGACGAGTTTGCCGAGTCCCTTCCCCGCGATCGCGCGCGCACGTGACGCCGTGCGGTACTCCCCCCGGTACCAGTGCAGCCGGGTCGCGGGGATCGCGTACCGTGCCGCGACGACCTCGGGTCCGCCGCACAGCGCGTCCACGACCGCCTCCGGGTGCTCGGCGCGCAGGTACCGGAGCACGGCTTCGAGCGACCCGTCGTTGCCGAGGTTGCCGGAGCCGAGCAGACCGAAGACCCCGACGCGGGCAGCGGTCACGCCTGCCTCCCCTCACGTCCGGCGACGAGGGCGTCGACGGAGACGGCGAGCCGGCTCGGGTCCACCGGGGCGCGGTCCTCGACCCGCTCGCCGGTGCCCGGCCGGACCCGGCTGGTCAGCCACGCGGCGAGGTGGCCGTAGCAGGCGCGCCGGTCGGCCGAGGACAGCGGCGCCCGCCGGATCGCCGAGGCGAAGCCCCCGACGTACTCGGCGAGCAGCCGGGGCGTGGGGTGCAGCGGGCCCGCCCTGCGCGGGTCCAGGTTGACGCACCGGGAGCGCTTGGAGGGGTTGGCCCGCTCGGCGCGGGTGGGGTGGTCGCGGCGGAAGTACAGCAGTTCCGGCACCTGGTGGAACGGTCCGTGCAGGGTGATCTCGGCGACGAACGTGCGGTCCGCGTGGTGGTAGCTGTCGTGCGGCTTCACCCGGCGCAGCACGTCGGCCCGCATCACCCCGTAGAAGTCGTCGCCGCCGGGTTCGAACAGCAGGCTGCGGAAGCGGGCCGGGGCGTGCGGTGAGTCGGTGGCGAGCCCGTACTCGTACGGCACCTTCACCCGGCCGTCCTCGTCGATGACCGCCTGGCCGCTGTGCGCGAGGATCACGTCCGGCCGCTCGTCCAGCGCCTCGACGCAGCGCCGCAGCAGGTCACGGGCGTAGAGGTCGTCGTGCGAGGCCCACTTGAACAGCTCGCCGCGGCACTGGGTGAACACGTAGTTGTGGTTCGGCGCGGCGCCGATGTTGCGGGCCAGCCGGATGTAGCGGATACGGGAGTCCCGCGCGGCGTACTTGCGGCAGATGTCGCGGGTGCCGTCGGTCGAGGCGTTGTCGGTGACGACCAGCTCGAAGTCCTCGTAGGTCTGGCCGAGCAGGGCGTCGAACGCCTCGGCGAGGTACTCCTCGCCGTTGTACACGGGCAGGCCGATGCTGAGCCGGGGGTGGGCGGTCATGGTGTCCTCACTTCACGGATGGAGTTCTGGTGGCGCTCGCGCAGGGCGGACCGCAGCTGGAGCCACCACACGGCCGAGCCGCAGACGGTCGCGGCGGCGACGCCCCAGGCCGAGCCGACCGTGCCGGCCACGGCCGCCCCGCCGAGCCCGCCGCCGACATAGCAGGCGGAGGCGAACAGCTGGCTGCGCAGGCTGCGCCCGGCCGCGGCGAGCGCGCGCAGTCCGGCCGCCGCGCCGGTGCCGAGCCCTGCGAAGGCGACGCCGAGCGTGGCCGGCACGATGAGCTGCGAGGCGGAGCTCCAGACGTCGCCCAGTACGAGTTCGCCGGCCCGGTCCGGCACGAGGAGCAGCGCCGCGCCCCAGAGCAGCGCGGCGACGGCCTGCGCGCCGCCCAGCAGGAGGCAGAACGCGCCGAGGCGGTGCGGGGCCCGCCGCAGCACCCGGGCCGCCTCCGCGACGGTGACCAGCGAGAGGCCCATCAGCACGGCGAGGAACGGGCCGAGCAGGAGCTCGGCGCCCCGGACCGCACCGACCGCGCCGACCCCGGCGATGGCGCCGAGCCCGTACGCCCGAAGCTGGCTCGCGCCGCTGGTGGAGACGTTCTCGGCCAGGTACCGGTAGCCGAGGTCGCGGTGCTCGCGCAGCCACTCGCGCGCGCCGGTCAGGCGGGGCCGGATCCCGGACTGGAAGCAGCCGTACACCGCGGCCACGGCGGCGGACGCGCCCCAGGCGAGCACGAAGGCGGCGACGCTGCCCACGCGGGCGGCCACCACCATGGCCGGGACGAGCGCGACGCCCCACACGAGGTCGTTGACGAACGCCTTGCGCCCGGCGCCGGCGGCGAAGAACGAGTAGCGCCAGGCGTCCTGGAGCAGCAGCCCCGGCAGCATGACGCCGAGGCCGGCGAACGCGGGGCCCACGCGGCCGCCGAGGGCGAGGCCGGCCACCAGACACGCCGCGCCGATGGCGGCGCCGACACCGAGGGCGGCACCCGACGACCGGGCCACGGCGCCGCGCCAGGACGCGTCCGGCACTCCGCTGAAGCGCACCACGAGCGGATCGGTGGCCAGGCCGCGGGAGACGCTGAGCACCACTCCGTAGGTCACCCAGGCCAGGCTGAACACGCCGAACGCGGCGAGGCCGAGGGAGCGTGCCACGTAGATGCCCACCGCGAAGTTGGTCAGGCTGGAGGCCGCCTGGTCGGCCAGTCCCCAGGACAGCCTGCCGACCATGGCCCGCCTGGCGGTGGGCCGCGCCGTCTTCTGCCGCCCGGTGGCCATCGGCGTCATGCCTTGATCAGCCCGGCGTCGCGCAGGGCGCCGGCCGCTGCGGCGACGGTGTCGAACGGCAGCCCGGCCCGCTCGGCCACGTCCAGGAGGCTGTGCGCGCCGTCGGAGAGGCTGAGCACCCAGAGCATGGCCAGCTGCGCCTGCTTCGTGTCGCTGCGGCCGCCGAGCGAGTCGTACAACCCGCGCCGGCCCAGCTGCGGTTCGCCGTAGGGGCTGAGGTTGAGGTAGCGCCGGTTGCGGTCGAGGACGGTGAACGCCTCGCGGCAGACGGCGAGCGTGTCCGCCATCGCCGCCGGGGAGACGAAGTCGGGGTTGTCGGCCGAGGTGTGGTACTCGGGGTAGCCCGCGTACGGCGTACGGCTGAGGGAGCCCACGCCGAGGTCGAACCCGGGCGAGCAGTACTGCCGCTCGTCGTAGCCGTACGGAGTGAACTCCCTTACTTCGTGGGGTCGTTCGGAGGCGGTGAGGACGTGCCGCAGCACCCGGTCGATCTCCGCGTCGCCGCGCCTGCTCTGTTTGTACGTCAGTTGGCCCCGGTCCCCCGCGCAGGCCAGCACCAGGCCGTGCTTGACGCGGTCGATGCGCTCCTTGTTGCGGGCCAGCCAGGTGATCGCGCCGATGGTGCCGGGCGCGAAGATGAACCGGTAGGTGTAGTACGGCGTCCGCTCCCCCAGCGCCCGCGCCAGATACGTCGCCACGGCGATCCCGGCGAGGTTGTCGTTGGCCAGCGACGGGTGGCAGACGTGGCAGGAGACGATCACCTCGTCGGGGACCTGCCCGGGGACCACGTGTTCGGCGTAGGTGAGGTGGCCGTCGGCGAGCGTGGAGTCGATACGTACCTCGTACTCGCCGTCCGGCAGCGCGTCCAGGGTCTCCTGGGCCAGGCAGAATCCCCACTCCGGCCGGTAGTAGCTGGTGCGGTAGGGCACCCAGGTGGGGTGGTCCGGCAGGGTGTACAGGTGTTCGCGCAGCTCGGCCAGGGGCAGGGTCGTCGACACCGGCACGCTGTAGCCGAGCACGTGCAGGCTGGACGCGGCGAAGTCGACGACCCGTCTGCCGGAGGCGTCGGCGATGTACGCGTCGCGGATGTTCCACTCCTGCGGCACCGTCCAGTCGAGCACCTGTGTCCCGGTCGGCACCTCGTGGATCCGGAGCGGGAGGTATTCGTCGACGATCTTCAGGGTGGCGCGCACACCGTCGCCGGTGATGCTGCGGCACAGCGGGTAGAGCCGCTCCACCAGCGCGTGCATCTCATCGCCGAAGCCGTCCGCGGTCACCGGCGCCACCGCAGCGTGTCGTCGACGGTGCCCGCGTCGGACGCCGCGCGCAGCACCGCGAGCCGGGTGAAGCGCTGCTCGAAGTCCTCCCGGGTGAGCCCGTGTTCCCGGTAGGCGTCGGCGAGTTCGAGCGCGCCCCGCTTCACCGTCCACGCGCAGTCGAAGCCGGGTATCGCGGCGCGGAACCGGGAGAAGTCCACGCGGTACGACCGCGGATCGGCGCCGGTCTCCCCGGTGATCACCACCTTCGCGCCGGACACCGCCTCGGCGACCTGCTCGGCGATCTCGGCGACCGTGACGTTGTTGGTCTCGCTGCCGATGTTGAACGCCCGGTCGTGCACGGCCTCCCGCGGCGCGGTCAGCGCGGCCGTGAAGGCACGTGCGATGTCGGCGGCGTGCACCAGCGGGCGCCAGGGCGTGCCGTCGGAGAGCACGAGGACCTCGCCGGACAGGAGGGCGTGGCCCACCAGGTTGTTCAGCACGATGTCGGCGCGCAGCCGGGGTGAGTGGCCGAAGGCGGTGGCGTTGCGCATGAACACCGGGCTGAAGTCGCCGTCGGCCAGGGCGTGCAGGTCGTCCTCCACCCGCACCTTGGACTCGGCGTACGGCGTCACCGGGCGCAGCGGGGCGTCCTCGGCGACGAGTTCGCCGCCGCCGGCGGCGCCGTAGACCGAGCAGGTGGACGCGTACAGGAAGCGCCGTACCCCGGCGTCGCGGGCGAGCCGGGCCAGGCGTACGGACGCGTGGTGGTTGATGTCGTAGGTGAGGTCGGGCGCCAGCGCGCCCAGCGGGTCGTTGGACAGCGCGGCCAGGTGGATCACGGCGTCCACGCCGGCCACGTGTTCGGCCGTGACGTCGCGCAGGTCCACCCGGTGCCCCGGCGGGTCCGCGGGCGGCGGGCCGAGGACGCAGTCGGCGAACAGGCCGGCGTCGAGACCGACGACGTCGTGGCCGGCGGCCGCGAGTACCGGGGCCATCACGGTGCCCAGGTAGCCCTGATGTCCGGTGAGCAGTACGCGCAAGGTTCATTCCCCCAGGTCGGAAGTGCCGAGATCGAGCGTG is a genomic window containing:
- a CDS encoding glycosyltransferase family 2 protein encodes the protein MTAHPRLSIGLPVYNGEEYLAEAFDALLGQTYEDFELVVTDNASTDGTRDICRKYAARDSRIRYIRLARNIGAAPNHNYVFTQCRGELFKWASHDDLYARDLLRRCVEALDERPDVILAHSGQAVIDEDGRVKVPYEYGLATDSPHAPARFRSLLFEPGGDDFYGVMRADVLRRVKPHDSYHHADRTFVAEITLHGPFHQVPELLYFRRDHPTRAERANPSKRSRCVNLDPRRAGPLHPTPRLLAEYVGGFASAIRRAPLSSADRRACYGHLAAWLTSRVRPGTGERVEDRAPVDPSRLAVSVDALVAGREGRQA
- a CDS encoding DUF4910 domain-containing protein, coding for MAPVTADGFGDEMHALVERLYPLCRSITGDGVRATLKIVDEYLPLRIHEVPTGTQVLDWTVPQEWNIRDAYIADASGRRVVDFAASSLHVLGYSVPVSTTLPLAELREHLYTLPDHPTWVPYRTSYYRPEWGFCLAQETLDALPDGEYEVRIDSTLADGHLTYAEHVVPGQVPDEVIVSCHVCHPSLANDNLAGIAVATYLARALGERTPYYTYRFIFAPGTIGAITWLARNKERIDRVKHGLVLACAGDRGQLTYKQSRRGDAEIDRVLRHVLTASERPHEVREFTPYGYDERQYCSPGFDLGVGSLSRTPYAGYPEYHTSADNPDFVSPAAMADTLAVCREAFTVLDRNRRYLNLSPYGEPQLGRRGLYDSLGGRSDTKQAQLAMLWVLSLSDGAHSLLDVAERAGLPFDTVAAAAGALRDAGLIKA
- a CDS encoding SDR family oxidoreductase, whose product is MRVLLTGHQGYLGTVMAPVLAAAGHDVVGLDAGLFADCVLGPPPADPPGHRVDLRDVTAEHVAGVDAVIHLAALSNDPLGALAPDLTYDINHHASVRLARLARDAGVRRFLYASTCSVYGAAGGGELVAEDAPLRPVTPYAESKVRVEDDLHALADGDFSPVFMRNATAFGHSPRLRADIVLNNLVGHALLSGEVLVLSDGTPWRPLVHAADIARAFTAALTAPREAVHDRAFNIGSETNNVTVAEIAEQVAEAVSGAKVVITGETGADPRSYRVDFSRFRAAIPGFDCAWTVKRGALELADAYREHGLTREDFEQRFTRLAVLRAASDAGTVDDTLRWRR